One Beggiatoa leptomitoformis DNA segment encodes these proteins:
- the waaF gene encoding lipopolysaccharide heptosyltransferase II, which produces MSESTSATLIVAPSWVGDMVMAQSLFKLLHTQAPTSAIDVLTPRWSAGLLQRMPEVRTVIEHDIAHGQFAWRARRQLGRALNGHYQRAIILPNSWKSALIPFWAKIPQRIGFLGEWRYGILTDARRKDKRQYPKTVEQFIALALPANTPVTTYPRPQLYPHPANTVLHRLGLTKHAPLLVLCPGAEYGIAKRWPPTYFADIADYFIQQGGQVWLLGSQKDAPIGQEIINTLKSDNCKNLCGLTNLAEAVDIMALADTVISNDSGLMHVAAALDKPLIALYGSSDPNMTPPLHPAAQILYLGLPCSPCFKRVCPLGDTRCLQDLKPERVIQILRATL; this is translated from the coding sequence ATGTCCGAATCAACATCCGCTACCCTCATCGTCGCCCCCTCATGGGTCGGCGATATGGTGATGGCACAAAGCCTATTCAAACTACTCCATACACAAGCCCCCACTAGCGCAATAGATGTTCTTACCCCCCGCTGGAGTGCAGGCTTATTACAACGTATGCCAGAAGTACGAACCGTTATAGAACATGATATTGCACACGGACAATTTGCATGGCGGGCGCGTCGTCAATTAGGGCGCGCACTAAACGGACACTATCAACGCGCCATCATATTACCTAACTCATGGAAATCTGCCTTAATTCCCTTTTGGGCAAAGATACCGCAACGTATTGGTTTTTTAGGCGAATGGCGATACGGAATATTGACAGATGCCCGCCGCAAAGATAAACGACAATATCCTAAAACAGTTGAACAATTTATCGCTTTAGCATTACCTGCTAATACCCCCGTTACAACATACCCCCGCCCACAACTATATCCCCACCCTGCAAATACCGTTTTGCACCGCTTAGGTCTAACCAAACATGCACCACTATTAGTGCTTTGTCCCGGTGCAGAATATGGTATTGCTAAACGCTGGCCACCCACCTATTTTGCAGATATTGCAGATTATTTTATCCAACAAGGGGGACAAGTTTGGCTGTTAGGGTCACAAAAAGACGCACCTATTGGTCAAGAAATAATCAATACGCTAAAGTCAGATAACTGCAAAAATTTATGTGGCTTAACCAATCTAGCCGAAGCTGTGGACATTATGGCGTTAGCCGATACCGTTATCAGTAACGACTCAGGTTTAATGCACGTCGCGGCAGCGTTAGATAAGCCCTTGATTGCCCTCTATGGCTCATCAGACCCCAACATGACCCCGCCATTACACCCCGCCGCCCAAATTTTATATTTAGGATTACCTTGTAGCCCCTGTTTTAAAAGAGTTTGTCCTCTAGGAGACACCCGCTGTTTACAAGATTTAAAACCTGAGCGTGTCATTCAAATTTTACGTGCAACTTTATAA
- a CDS encoding dihydrofolate reductase family protein, protein MDNDSGYEFPHADKHTFILTRTAKPTIGKTTFYTGQLKDLIIKLKSESGKNIFIDGGAELVNELLKENLIDEFIISLIPILVGNGTKLFKDGRPEQKLELISTKQFEKGLVQLHYTCTNR, encoded by the coding sequence ATGGATAATGACTCAGGTTACGAATTTCCTCACGCCGATAAACATACTTTCATCCTAACACGGACAGCAAAACCGACTATTGGCAAAACAACTTTTTATACAGGGCAACTGAAAGACCTGATTATAAAGTTAAAAAGTGAATCTGGAAAAAACATTTTTATTGATGGTGGTGCTGAACTTGTAAACGAACTTTTAAAGGAAAATCTGATAGATGAGTTTATCATTTCCCTCATTCCGATTTTGGTAGGTAATGGTACGAAACTTTTTAAAGACGGGCGACCAGAACAAAAATTAGAACTTATTTCTACAAAACAATTTGAGAAAGGACTGGTACAACTCCACTACACATGCACCAATCGCTGA
- a CDS encoding dihydroorotase, translated as MTMKFSLKGGRVIDPATQLDQVIDIHIANKKIIAIGDAPAHFSADWDIDVSHHIVCPGLIDLSVRLREPGAEHKGTIISETRAAACNGITTLCCPPDTNPVIDTPAVAELLQKRAEEAGMTKVLPLAALTQGLAGQHLASMGDLKEAGCIGVSNATSPIENTEVLRHAMEYAANVDMTIFLHAQDAWLGRAGCVHEGAYSVRLGLAGIPEESEVIDVARNLLLIELTGVKAHFCRLTSGRSVAMIADARSRGLPVTADVSAHHLFLTDLDIGEYNSQCHVHPPLRSERDKIGLRQGLLNGAIQAVCSDHQPHEADAKLTPFALTAAGISGLDSLLPLCLQLATELKVDLSTMLSWLTTQPAHILGISAGSLAINSPADICVINPHLEWTLTEDTMQSIGRNSPFLGWTFMGKVVHTVIDGRLVSTVC; from the coding sequence ATGACAATGAAATTCAGTCTTAAAGGCGGGCGCGTTATTGACCCTGCAACGCAACTTGACCAAGTTATTGATATACATATTGCTAATAAAAAAATTATTGCTATCGGTGATGCACCCGCGCATTTTTCTGCCGATTGGGATATTGATGTCAGTCATCATATAGTTTGTCCCGGACTGATAGATTTAAGTGTGCGTTTACGCGAACCCGGTGCAGAACATAAAGGCACAATTATCAGTGAAACCCGTGCTGCTGCGTGTAATGGTATTACAACGTTATGTTGTCCGCCTGATACAAATCCTGTCATCGACACGCCCGCTGTTGCAGAATTATTGCAAAAACGGGCAGAAGAGGCGGGCATGACAAAAGTATTACCACTAGCAGCACTGACACAAGGGTTAGCAGGACAACATCTTGCCAGTATGGGCGATTTAAAAGAGGCGGGGTGTATTGGTGTTAGTAATGCAACGTCTCCGATTGAAAATACAGAGGTTTTACGCCATGCAATGGAATACGCCGCCAATGTGGATATGACGATTTTTCTCCATGCGCAAGATGCGTGGTTAGGGCGGGCGGGTTGTGTGCATGAGGGTGCATATAGTGTGCGTTTAGGATTGGCGGGTATTCCTGAAGAATCTGAAGTTATTGATGTTGCACGTAATTTATTATTGATTGAATTAACAGGTGTAAAAGCACATTTTTGTCGTTTAACCAGTGGACGTTCTGTTGCGATGATTGCAGATGCCCGCTCACGTGGTTTGCCTGTCACTGCGGATGTGAGCGCGCATCATTTGTTTTTGACCGATTTGGATATAGGGGAATATAACAGTCAGTGTCATGTTCATCCGCCATTACGTTCTGAGCGTGACAAAATCGGTTTGCGCCAAGGGTTGTTAAATGGTGCGATTCAGGCGGTTTGTTCTGACCATCAACCACATGAGGCTGACGCAAAATTAACGCCCTTTGCACTGACAGCGGCAGGTATTTCAGGGCTTGATAGTTTATTACCACTTTGTTTGCAATTAGCGACGGAATTAAAAGTGGATTTATCCACTATGTTGAGTTGGCTAACAACACAACCTGCACATATTTTGGGTATTTCTGCGGGTTCGTTGGCAATAAACAGTCCTGCGGATATTTGTGTGATTAATCCGCATTTAGAATGGACATTAACTGAGGATACGATGCAAAGTATCGGACGTAATTCGCCATTTTTGGGCTGGACATTCATGGGGAAAGTTGTGCATACGGTTATTGATGGCCGTTTAGTAAGTACCGTTTGTTAA
- the ccmB gene encoding heme exporter protein CcmB, producing the protein MSHQFTAFTVLLKRDLMLAYRHRAELSNPLLFFLIVVSLFPLGISPDPNVLQNIAPGVIWVATLLAAMLSLDNLFRSDFDDGSLEQIALSAHNLPLLVLAKTLAHWLVTGLPLLLVSPLLGIFMFLPTEAIGILLLTLLLGTPILSLVGGIGVALTVGLRRGGLLLSLLVLPLFIPVLIFAASAVNAATSGLPVTGQLYFLGALLTLALTLSPFAMAAALRISLN; encoded by the coding sequence ATGTCACATCAATTTACTGCTTTCACCGTACTATTAAAACGGGATTTAATGCTTGCTTACCGGCATCGTGCTGAGTTAAGTAACCCACTGCTTTTTTTCTTAATTGTTGTAAGCCTATTTCCGCTAGGCATTTCACCAGACCCCAACGTATTACAAAATATTGCACCCGGTGTTATCTGGGTAGCGACCTTATTGGCGGCGATGTTATCACTGGATAATCTTTTTCGGTCTGATTTTGATGATGGTAGCTTAGAACAAATCGCCCTGAGTGCGCATAATTTACCCCTGCTTGTATTAGCAAAAACACTGGCGCATTGGCTGGTTACAGGATTGCCTTTATTGCTGGTTTCCCCATTATTAGGCATTTTTATGTTTTTACCGACAGAAGCTATAGGAATCTTGTTATTAACCCTACTGTTAGGAACACCTATTCTTAGTTTAGTTGGAGGAATTGGGGTTGCTCTAACAGTTGGTTTGCGACGCGGCGGCTTATTACTGTCTTTGTTAGTCTTACCTTTATTTATTCCTGTTCTCATCTTTGCCGCTAGTGCAGTGAACGCGGCGACCAGTGGCTTGCCTGTAACGGGACAACTCTACTTTTTAGGTGCATTACTCACCCTTGCACTTACCCTATCACCCTTTGCAATGGCTGCCGCGTTGCGAATCAGTTTAAATTAG
- a CDS encoding response regulator: MLKIPSQKPPASEHTTSLTPIHKGMIVCLILLLLIIANSFLVLQHIQRDFQESISQQTIQQKNLTALYQAIQRRFIYLQQLALINNPATRQNIYYQLKQQQEIILDKQQQLTELPLFSQVHQPLEDISHINTQLIAQYRQFIDTTLTDLPFNKERFLSDNIYPLETQLEQYLTQLIETQQNSTPQAIKNSDYQWFIWIGIGAIFCTLLLFFTLGILIGRYLKNLQKQLNWVSETAESANQAKTNFLTNISHEIRTPLNAVVGVTHLLRKTELTHNQQELIETIQRSSQEFLQLIDNILDFSKIDTGQLTLEEEVFELQQAIDKILRRIAPKALSKNIQLTLMLDRNVPLAVFGDMIRFQQILGHLMDNAVKFTEKGEIILTVTRHLLNDNKIELFCTVKDTGVGIPIEQLDSLFKSFSQLDTSVTRRHGGTGLGLAICQQLCQLMGGTIWVESQVNHGSNFSFTVTFTLPPHVAIEEAPFCPPTTSTPLRILVVEDNETSRKVAALLFNSMGYEVDLANDGQEAIKAVNRHVYDIVFMDIQMPEMDGIEATRRIHEAWPIDQRPYIIAMTAHALRGDREKCLAAGMNDYIAKPVRPPELLAVINRWQSSLNAQTHNNPWIKIVVTDTMDSLS; this comes from the coding sequence ATGCTAAAAATACCGTCGCAAAAACCACCCGCCTCTGAACACACCACGAGTCTGACCCCTATACATAAAGGGATGATTGTCTGTCTTATACTTTTGTTACTGATAATAGCGAATAGCTTTTTAGTATTGCAACACATTCAACGCGATTTTCAAGAATCCATTTCACAACAAACGATTCAACAAAAAAACCTTACTGCTTTATACCAAGCAATCCAACGGCGTTTTATTTATTTACAACAACTAGCCTTAATTAATAACCCCGCTACTCGCCAAAATATTTACTACCAACTCAAACAACAACAAGAAATTATTTTAGATAAGCAACAACAACTCACAGAATTACCCTTATTTTCTCAAGTACATCAACCATTAGAAGATATATCCCACATAAATACACAACTGATTGCACAATATCGACAATTTATAGATACAACACTCACCGATTTACCCTTTAATAAAGAACGTTTTTTAAGCGACAATATTTATCCTCTTGAAACACAATTGGAACAATACCTGACACAACTGATAGAAACGCAACAAAATAGCACCCCGCAAGCAATTAAAAATTCTGATTATCAATGGTTTATATGGATAGGTATTGGCGCAATATTCTGTACCTTACTCCTCTTTTTTACCTTAGGGATACTCATTGGACGCTATTTAAAAAACCTGCAAAAACAACTAAATTGGGTGAGTGAAACCGCAGAATCTGCAAATCAAGCGAAAACCAATTTTTTGACAAATATCAGCCATGAAATTCGTACACCACTCAACGCAGTTGTCGGTGTAACACATCTATTACGTAAAACAGAACTAACCCATAATCAACAAGAACTCATAGAAACAATTCAACGGAGCAGTCAGGAATTTTTACAGCTTATTGATAATATATTAGATTTTTCAAAAATAGACACGGGACAATTAACCTTAGAAGAAGAAGTATTTGAGCTGCAACAAGCCATAGATAAAATTCTACGCCGCATTGCGCCAAAAGCCCTTTCTAAAAATATTCAACTGACACTCATGTTAGATCGTAATGTCCCCTTAGCTGTTTTTGGCGACATGATTCGTTTTCAACAGATTCTCGGTCATCTAATGGATAATGCCGTTAAATTTACAGAAAAAGGCGAGATTATTCTCACCGTTACCCGTCACTTATTAAATGACAACAAAATCGAACTATTCTGCACGGTTAAAGATACAGGGGTTGGTATTCCCATAGAACAACTTGATAGCTTATTTAAATCATTCAGCCAATTAGATACCTCTGTTACCCGCCGTCATGGAGGAACAGGGCTAGGGCTTGCAATTTGTCAACAACTCTGTCAACTGATGGGCGGTACTATTTGGGTTGAAAGCCAAGTTAATCATGGTTCTAACTTCAGTTTTACTGTGACTTTTACCTTACCCCCTCATGTAGCAATAGAAGAAGCCCCTTTTTGTCCACCAACCACCTCCACCCCCCTACGTATTCTGGTTGTAGAAGATAATGAAACCAGCCGTAAAGTTGCCGCGTTACTATTTAACAGCATGGGCTATGAAGTTGATTTAGCAAATGATGGGCAAGAAGCCATCAAAGCGGTTAATCGTCACGTATATGATATTGTTTTTATGGATATTCAAATGCCAGAAATGGACGGTATTGAAGCAACCCGCCGTATTCATGAAGCATGGCCAATTGATCAACGTCCCTACATCATTGCAATGACGGCTCATGCGTTACGCGGTGACCGCGAAAAATGCTTGGCTGCGGGGATGAATGATTACATTGCAAAACCTGTACGCCCGCCTGAATTGCTTGCCGTTATTAACCGTTGGCAATCCTCACTAAATGCGCAAACACATAACAATCCATGGATTAAAATTGTCGTGACCGATACGATGGATAGTTTATCTTAA
- a CDS encoding response regulator — MRAFANLSIRHKLVFITMLTNVVALLVASTFFAMNEVNSLRTAMIRDYTVLAKVLGANSAAPLIFLAPEAAKDSLASLSFEPNVTAAVIYDQSGAVFATYQRNESISFDPPPVEATNYQFKSNHLDIFEDIVFKNKTIGALYIQSDLGRINSLLLEYAVIILIILLICSLLAFGVSTFLQPLISRPILHLVETTSVVGRQGDYSIRARAYSNDELGLLVKGFNNMLAQIQKRDQMLAKHREHLEEQVNLRTAELSLTNKELEKTVQDLQEAKEVAEAASQTKSEFLANMSHEIRTPMNAVIGMAGLLQETPLSAQQRDFVETIRTSSDTLLCLINDILDFSKIDAGKLELEENLFNLRECVESALDLVAPRAAEKNLELTAFFDHEAQQIPDYLCGDLTRLRQVLVNLLTNAVKFTEQGEVVVMVSARLLPAQQADNQIELYFAVKDTGIGIPSDRIDRLFLSFSQVDASMTRKYGGTGLGLAISKHLCELMKGKIWIDSEIGKGSTFYFTITTTIGENPNTTIPSIPIELVGKHLLIVDDNATNLRILKLQTQQWGMAAEEAFSGKEALNRLQQSTIPFDLVILDMQMPEMDGLTLTKEIRKTYNIKELPIIMLTSLGRHHADISPHLFSAYLTKPVKAAQLLTVIKSVFSPQSLDPSQHIELSSPDQDMAKKHPLRILLAEDNLTNQKVAIHLLRRLGYSVDIASNGKEAVEAVARQHYDTILMDVQMPEMDGFEATEQIRERWQHFEQRPYIVAMTAHALQGYREKCLAAGMDDYVTKPIRREELVAALWRSPSRLQLQSVEPPLLTVSTPTTPVKTSQQPTVINNTPTIMTDMNQLSLLKEQLQTALSSLIGDDEPELIRELMTTYLDGGESLIEQLYSAIADSSAVDMALLAQVTHSLKSSSASLGVLELADSCKEVEYQCRQGDSTDIVLKTQKVISEYHQVKQAIQSLLGLEISPPLPPFSHGTPTTETSALVTTTDLDTLKTQITEALTLLVGDEQALLLELVETYLHDSQELVKNMQTYPSATMDLQTVERASHSLKSSSASLGAVALAELCRQVESQTRQGQTQGLTEKIQQLAAEYQQVHQVLEHFFLSITSPIKTTQSVNLIEEKQTSEQLAHIVLQTLTTIIGDNEHALLLELITSYLEESDVAIQLLQQAVEQKDTVSITRLIHSFKANSSNLGLHKLANACQQLEHYKSNQQIDLLANGLQTLLEAYYQAKQALEILITPPAPVIPATSNTIACEDNQPTFTVSTPDPAQVKILVVDDQPYDSLLVSAYLREEGYNVLVASTGQEAIELVINQSPNIVLSDVMMPEMNGFEVCQQIKSRHESILTPVVLLTALEGRTERIKGIQAGADEFISKPINREELLARIRSLLRYQYARTQLEEAQKLQLKSVFKRYVSPKLVDEILATPEKAEIVLANQQNRLDGVIMFADLRGFTTMSEVLQPIHVVSLLNEFFTMLTEIGYQYDGTIFNMAGDCLLIGFGVPFNQIDAPQRAIHAALDMQHAFVALRDAWHQQHQVTVGLGIGINKGEIIVGNVGSPNYMNYTVIGDTVNVASRLVNLASRGEIILSHSIFNAIEDMSLTYPVESLAPVQLKGKSQLQQIYRIVCSAV, encoded by the coding sequence ATGCGAGCGTTTGCTAACTTATCCATTCGTCATAAATTAGTCTTCATCACAATGTTGACTAATGTGGTCGCATTGCTCGTTGCCTCAACCTTTTTTGCGATGAACGAGGTCAACTCTCTACGCACAGCCATGATACGTGATTACACCGTATTGGCTAAAGTATTAGGCGCAAATAGCGCAGCTCCACTTATTTTTCTTGCACCTGAAGCGGCAAAAGACTCTTTAGCCTCATTAAGTTTTGAGCCAAATGTCACGGCCGCAGTGATTTATGACCAAAGCGGAGCAGTCTTTGCGACGTATCAACGCAACGAGTCAATTTCCTTTGACCCGCCCCCTGTTGAAGCAACTAATTACCAATTTAAATCAAATCATCTGGATATATTTGAAGATATTGTTTTTAAAAATAAAACTATCGGCGCGTTATATATTCAATCAGATTTAGGGCGTATTAATAGCTTATTGCTTGAATACGCTGTGATTATCTTAATCATTTTATTAATTTGTTCTTTACTCGCATTCGGTGTTTCTACCTTTTTACAGCCCTTAATTTCCCGTCCAATATTACACCTTGTGGAAACAACCAGCGTTGTTGGTCGACAAGGGGATTATAGTATTCGCGCACGTGCTTACAGTAATGACGAATTGGGCTTATTAGTAAAAGGGTTTAACAATATGTTGGCGCAAATTCAAAAACGCGACCAAATGTTAGCTAAACACCGTGAACATTTAGAAGAACAAGTAAACTTACGAACGGCAGAACTATCCTTAACAAATAAGGAGCTGGAAAAAACCGTTCAAGACTTACAAGAAGCAAAAGAAGTTGCAGAAGCAGCCAGTCAAACCAAAAGTGAATTTTTGGCAAATATGAGTCATGAAATCCGCACTCCCATGAATGCTGTCATTGGTATGGCGGGTTTATTACAAGAAACCCCATTAAGTGCGCAACAACGCGATTTTGTCGAAACTATTCGCACCAGTAGTGATACATTACTCTGCTTAATCAATGATATTTTAGATTTTTCTAAAATTGATGCAGGTAAGTTAGAATTAGAAGAAAATTTATTTAATCTACGTGAATGTGTTGAATCTGCACTGGATTTAGTCGCACCACGCGCCGCCGAGAAAAACTTAGAACTCACGGCGTTTTTTGACCATGAGGCACAACAAATACCTGATTACTTATGCGGTGATTTAACCCGCTTACGTCAGGTTTTAGTCAACTTATTAACCAATGCAGTAAAATTTACCGAACAAGGTGAAGTTGTCGTTATGGTTTCTGCTCGGCTTTTACCCGCGCAACAAGCAGACAATCAAATTGAATTATATTTTGCCGTTAAAGATACAGGCATCGGTATCCCGTCTGATCGCATAGACCGTTTATTCTTATCTTTCAGTCAAGTTGATGCGTCTATGACACGCAAATATGGCGGTACAGGATTAGGGTTGGCTATCTCTAAACACCTATGCGAATTAATGAAAGGTAAAATTTGGATAGATAGTGAAATTGGCAAAGGATCAACTTTTTACTTTACAATTACCACTACCATTGGAGAAAACCCAAACACCACCATACCCAGTATCCCGATTGAATTAGTTGGTAAACATTTGCTGATTGTTGATGACAATGCGACTAATTTACGTATTTTAAAACTCCAAACCCAACAATGGGGAATGGCTGCAGAAGAAGCCTTTTCAGGGAAAGAAGCCTTAAATCGCCTACAACAATCCACAATACCCTTTGACCTCGTGATTTTAGACATGCAAATGCCTGAAATGGACGGGTTGACATTAACAAAAGAAATCAGAAAAACATATAATATTAAAGAACTACCCATTATTATGTTGACTTCATTGGGCAGACATCATGCAGATATTAGCCCTCATCTGTTTTCTGCCTATTTAACTAAACCTGTTAAAGCCGCTCAATTACTCACGGTTATAAAATCTGTTTTTAGCCCGCAATCGCTAGATCCTTCTCAACACATTGAATTATCTTCTCCTGACCAAGACATGGCGAAGAAACATCCTTTACGTATTTTATTAGCAGAGGATAATCTTACAAATCAAAAAGTTGCTATTCACTTACTTCGTCGTCTCGGCTACTCTGTTGATATTGCTAGTAATGGTAAAGAAGCCGTAGAGGCCGTTGCGCGCCAACATTATGATACTATCTTAATGGACGTACAAATGCCTGAAATGGACGGGTTTGAAGCAACAGAACAAATTCGTGAACGCTGGCAACATTTTGAACAACGTCCTTACATTGTTGCAATGACGGCTCATGCTTTACAGGGATATCGGGAAAAATGCCTAGCGGCAGGCATGGATGATTATGTAACTAAACCCATTCGTCGCGAAGAACTCGTTGCTGCATTATGGCGTAGTCCTTCACGGTTACAATTACAATCTGTAGAACCCCCATTACTCACGGTTTCTACACCAACTACACCAGTAAAAACGTCTCAGCAACCTACTGTAATTAATAATACACCGACAATAATGACTGATATGAATCAACTTTCTTTGCTGAAGGAACAACTCCAAACGGCATTATCCAGTTTAATTGGTGATGATGAACCTGAATTAATCCGAGAATTAATGACCACCTATTTAGATGGGGGAGAAAGCTTAATCGAGCAATTATACAGCGCGATAGCCGATTCAAGTGCAGTTGACATGGCATTGCTTGCACAAGTGACGCATAGCCTTAAATCAAGTAGTGCTAGTTTGGGGGTTTTAGAACTAGCCGATTCTTGCAAAGAGGTTGAATATCAATGTCGACAAGGGGATAGCACTGATATTGTATTAAAAACACAGAAAGTTATCAGTGAGTATCATCAGGTTAAACAAGCAATACAAAGCTTGTTAGGCTTAGAAATCAGTCCGCCACTTCCACCCTTTTCACATGGCACACCGACGACTGAAACATCTGCGTTAGTGACAACAACTGATTTAGACACGCTAAAAACACAAATTACTGAGGCATTAACCCTATTAGTTGGTGATGAACAAGCGTTATTACTAGAACTCGTTGAAACCTATCTACATGATAGTCAAGAATTAGTTAAGAATATGCAAACTTATCCCAGTGCTACCATGGATTTACAAACGGTTGAACGGGCAAGTCACAGCTTAAAATCCAGTAGTGCAAGCCTTGGTGCTGTTGCACTCGCAGAATTATGTCGTCAAGTTGAAAGCCAAACCCGCCAAGGGCAAACTCAAGGGCTAACGGAAAAAATCCAACAATTAGCAGCAGAATATCAACAAGTGCATCAAGTACTTGAACATTTTTTTTTGTCCATCACCTCGCCCATAAAGACAACACAATCTGTTAACTTAATTGAGGAAAAACAGACTAGTGAGCAACTAGCACATATCGTTTTACAAACATTAACTACCATTATTGGCGACAATGAACATGCACTGCTGCTGGAACTGATTACAAGCTATCTTGAAGAATCCGACGTTGCCATTCAACTGTTGCAGCAAGCAGTTGAACAAAAAGATACTGTCAGTATTACCAGATTAATTCATAGTTTTAAGGCAAACAGTAGCAATCTTGGACTGCACAAATTAGCCAACGCTTGCCAACAATTAGAACACTATAAAAGTAATCAACAAATTGACTTATTAGCAAATGGGTTACAAACACTATTAGAAGCCTATTATCAGGCTAAACAAGCACTAGAAATATTAATAACACCGCCTGCTCCTGTTATCCCTGCTACAAGCAACACCATTGCTTGCGAAGACAATCAACCCACCTTTACAGTAAGCACCCCCGACCCAGCCCAGGTAAAGATTTTAGTTGTAGATGACCAACCCTATGATTCTTTACTAGTTAGTGCCTATTTACGGGAAGAGGGCTACAATGTGCTGGTTGCTAGCACAGGGCAAGAAGCAATTGAATTAGTTATTAATCAATCACCTAACATCGTTTTGTCCGACGTAATGATGCCAGAAATGAATGGATTTGAAGTTTGCCAACAAATAAAATCCCGTCATGAAAGCATCTTAACCCCCGTTGTTTTACTCACCGCACTAGAAGGACGAACAGAACGAATTAAAGGCATTCAAGCAGGGGCAGATGAATTCATTTCCAAACCCATTAACCGAGAAGAGCTACTTGCCCGTATTCGCTCACTATTACGCTATCAATATGCCAGAACCCAACTAGAAGAAGCACAAAAATTACAACTCAAAAGTGTTTTTAAACGCTATGTTTCTCCAAAACTGGTCGACGAAATTCTTGCAACCCCCGAAAAGGCAGAAATTGTACTAGCTAATCAACAAAACCGTTTAGATGGTGTGATTATGTTTGCCGATTTGCGTGGTTTCACCACCATGTCCGAAGTATTACAACCCATTCATGTTGTAAGTTTATTAAACGAATTTTTTACCATGCTGACAGAAATTGGCTATCAATATGACGGCACTATTTTTAACATGGCAGGTGATTGTTTATTAATCGGTTTTGGCGTACCGTTTAACCAAATAGATGCACCACAACGGGCGATTCATGCCGCGTTAGACATGCAACACGCTTTTGTTGCACTCCGTGACGCATGGCATCAACAACATCAAGTAACCGTTGGATTAGGCATTGGAATTAATAAAGGAGAAATTATTGTCGGCAACGTAGGCTCACCCAACTATATGAATTATACTGTAATTGGGGACACAGTGAATGTTGCATCACGCCTTGTAAACTTAGCCAGTCGTGGAGAAATTATTCTTTCACACAGTATTTTTAATGCGATAGAAGATATGTCGCTAACATATCCTGTTGAATCCCTCGCGCCTGTACAATTGAAAGGCAAATCGCAACTTCAACAGATTTACCGTATCGTTTGCTCTGCTGTGTGA
- a CDS encoding YfiR family protein: protein MISKLSFQLQLLFFLLGSCLPYACFATPTVATEYQVKAAFLYNFANFISWPSTAFTDSTQTFQVCIFGTDPFEEVLDNLLKNQNAKDRKIKAVRLLNTATINNCHILFIGQSAQIQLEDLLALLDSYSVLTVSDIPDFVLRGGMIEFFTVDNKIRLAINPDKLEAAGMKADANLLRLSKIMRPLRD, encoded by the coding sequence GTGATTTCAAAGTTATCATTTCAACTACAGCTCTTGTTTTTTCTATTAGGAAGTTGTTTACCTTATGCCTGTTTTGCTACGCCAACTGTTGCAACTGAATATCAGGTAAAAGCAGCTTTTTTATATAATTTTGCTAATTTCATCAGTTGGCCTTCTACCGCATTTACTGACAGCACACAAACTTTTCAAGTTTGTATTTTTGGCACTGACCCTTTTGAAGAAGTGTTAGATAATCTTTTAAAAAACCAAAATGCCAAAGATAGAAAAATAAAGGCAGTACGCTTATTAAACACAGCGACAATTAATAACTGTCATATCTTATTTATCGGTCAATCAGCCCAGATTCAACTAGAAGACTTATTGGCGTTGTTAGACTCTTATTCCGTCTTAACAGTCAGCGATATACCCGATTTTGTTTTGCGAGGTGGCATGATAGAGTTTTTCACAGTAGATAATAAAATTCGGTTAGCCATAAATCCCGATAAACTCGAAGCAGCAGGAATGAAAGCGGATGCTAACTTGCTTCGTCTTTCCAAAATCATGCGTCCTTTACGAGATTAA